Within the Candidatus Saccharibacteria bacterium oral taxon 488 genome, the region AGCTTTGATAATCGCCATCTGCAGACTGTCGGGGTTATTTGTATCGGCCACACGCTGCACCGCCTGCCAGACTTTTCGGTATAGTTCCCGGTCGAGCTTCTCTGTTCGCTTCGACGTCAACTGAATGAATAGCATCAATAGGCCACCGATCACCAGCGCCGCCACCACTAGCGCGATCAACAATCCATCCATCAGATGACCTCCACTTCCGCCGCCAGTTTCAGCAGGCTTCCGTCCGAACGGTAATTACCAACTAGCTGCACGCCGATCGGTAATCCTTCATCGTTGCTTCCAGCTGGTACGGAAATTGCCGGTAGTCCAGCCAGACTGGCCGGCACGGTCATGATATCAGACAAATACATTTTGATCGGATCACTAGTGTTCTCGCCAAGTTTGAATGCCGGCGTTGGTGCCGTTGGCGTCAGCAGCGCGTCGTACTCGGCAAACAACTGCTTAAACTCGTTGATGAGTAGCGTACGCGCTTTTTGCGCCTGCATGTAATAAGCGTCAAAAAAGCCGCTCGACAACACAAAGCTACCAATCATAATCCGCCGCTTATTCTCCGTCATAAAACCTTCATTACGGCTGCAGCCGTACAATTCCGCCAGCGTTTTTATCTCAGCCGCTCGGTGACCATAGCGCACGCCATCATAGCGCGCTAGATTTGACGACAACTCTGCCGGCACAATAATATAGTACATCGCCAGCGAATATTGCATCATGTCCAGATTTACCTCTTCAATTTCATAGCCCAATTGCTTTAGTTTTTCAGCATAATCAAGCGTTTTCTGGCGAACTGCCGCGTCCACATCGTCAGTCATACATTGTTTAACCAAACCAATTTTCTTCTTAGTAAAGCCTGGTTGGTTCTGCCAAAAGTCAGGCAGCGTGGTCATATCCTTGTCGTCACGACCCGCCATGATTTCCATCACCAGATTAGCGTCATCAGCGTTCGTCGCAAAGCAACCAATGGTATCCGTGCTCGAGGCCATAGCCACCACGCCGTAGCGGCTGACCGCGCCGTAGGTTGGCTTGACACCGACCACGCCGTTAAAGCTGGCGGGCTGGCGAATTGAACCGCCAGTATCTGTTCCCAGCGCAAACGGCACCACGTCAAGCGCCGTTGCTACCGCCGAGCCGCCCGACGAGCCGCCGGCTACTCGAGTTTTATCCGCAGCGTTTTTGGTCGGACCAAAGGCTGAATTTTCCGTCGAACCGCCGTGAGCAAAGGCGTCCAAGTTCGCCTTGCCGATGCAAATTGCACCTTCGGCCTCCAATTTTTCAACCGCCGTCGCCTGCAGCGGCGCGTTAAAATTCTCGAGCATTTTTGAGGCAGCAGTCGTCGGTGCGCCAAAGGCCAAGAAATTATCCTTCACTACAAATGGCACACCAGCCAGCCTGCCAGAAATTTCACCCCCATCAACCTTCGCGGCTCGCTCCAAAGCCCGCTCTTCTGTCAAACTGAGCAGTGCGTGATAATCTTCAATGTCGCGCACCCGCCGCAAAGCTTCCTTGACATTTTCGACTGCGCTTTTTCCGGCAAAATCACTAATCTGGCTCATCACAGCACCTGCGGCACTTTCACTTGATTATTCTGTTTTTCGGGTGCCAAGTTAAGCAGCGCTTCCCTGGAAACACCTGACTGGACCTCATCTTCGCGCCAGACATTCGCTAGCCCCGTTACTTGATAGGTCGGCTCTACGCCAGCTGTGTCAAGCTTACTCAGCTGCTCAATGTAGCTAATTATGTTTTCCAAATCCTGGCGCAGTCCATCAACTTCATCATCGGCTAATGCCAGACTACTTAAACTCGCCAAGTGCTGAATGTCACTGGTAGAAATAGTTGTCATGCAGTCTATTATAGCACTGTCTCGAGGAAAACCTAATAACTCAGCAGCCGCGGCGAATGGAGCGTCACCATCTGTGGTAGGCCATACCTACTGATCCCAGAACCAAGCGATAACCCACCGCGGTTCCAGCCGATAGCTGCCGCCGTTGCTGCATCGGTTGCCGCATTTGGTGCGTCTGGTCGTTCAATATAACTAATCTTGTTGGCACCACGATCTGCCACATATACTCGACCATCCGGGCCACGTAAAACTTGTCCGCCGCCATCGCCACCAAAGCCAGGACCCATCCAGCTAGGTTGATTCGGCACTGACGAGTTTGGTAGAGAGTCGGCAACCGCACAGTCCCTAAAATGCTCACAGCTAGTGAAGCCGATGAATCGCTCGCTCGCTTTAATAGTGCTACTATTACGACTTGTTATATCATAGCGGAATAATTCACCAATATATAACTTCGAGACGTAGACGTGGTCACCATTTGGCGAGAAATCAGCAGCATATCCTAAGCTACTGTCAAGTGGGTTGTTGTTATGCACGCCAACTGACCAGTGAGCTATTGGTGTCATATTGGTATCAGCCCCAGATATATCAAATACGTGTAATACTCCAGCGTTACCATTACGATTTGGACAGGCACTACCACCCATAAACACTAACATTTTGGTAGCCTCGTTGTTAAAGTTAATCGAGCCGAATCCCGTTCGTGAAGGGCTTGATGGATTTGGTTGCACGATACACGGCTGAGCCGGGCCAGACGGTACATTATACACTGCTGCATTTGGCGTCTGAATAGTTGCTCCGTTGTCAGTCGAGAAAATATTGAAGGCATAGACTTGATTCGGTGAACCCGGCCGATAGGTATACACCACCGCACCATTTCCCGCATTATTCGGCACGGCATTCATCGCCTCGCCAGAATAGTTGCGCGAAAAACTGCCCGCCATGCCAATAGACATGTTCTTTTTCGTCACTCGTCCGAGTGGATCATTGGTAAAATCAACGACGTGGTAGTATAGCGTGCCGAATTTTGCCCGCTCACGACCATTTGCCGAGTTTGATACTACGAGATATTTAGACTCTTCCTTATTGATCGGGAAAGCAACCACCGCCTGCGTACCAGTACGCGAACCGCATAATCCCTGTGGTGATTCACTATAGTATGCTGTTTGACCATCGTCACATGTTGGATTGCCATCGGGAGCCGAGCTATCAACCTGCATAATATTCCGTGCCGAGTTCCAGATACGAAGTCCGTCAGAGTAGAATTTCAAATTACCATTACGATCGGAAATCGTCGTTAGACCCTCATGGGATGGGCCACTTGAGTGTGTTGGATGAGGGTGTGGCGTCGGTTTATTTGACCCGCCCACACCGAAATCGAGACAGACTGACCCGCCGATACACCACCAGCGCTTACTGGCGCGCGTTCCCTTAAAATCAACTTCCGGGATAGCTTGCTGGCGTGAATTGTAAATATAGGTTTTATACGGGCGGCCATCAGATTTTCGAATCAACTCAAGGTAACCCTTGACATCAGCACGCCGCGGGTTAGTTGTTGAGGTGTATTCACCAATAAAATACGAACGTAATTTGTCATTACGAAATACGTCAATCGCCGTACCATTGCCGCGGCAATCGGTACCTGGACGCACGCCCGAGGCAATGGCGCTGTCATGACCACGACTGATACATTCATTCATCCGCACCACGCCGGCCTCAGCCGCTTCACGCGCCAGCTGATTATAATACTGCTCCATCAAGGCATTAGCTGCTGCCGACGCCAGCTGGAGACCAGCTAGCAAGATCAGCAGCAGCATAATGCTCGCCACAAGGACGGTCGGCAACACAAACCCACCGTCCTTATCCCACCCAGATGTCTTATTAGTCACATCCGACTCCGTATTTATCGCACATCGTCGAACGGACATTGCGCTGTACATTGGTTTTAGTGTATGTGGACCCAGTATCGTGCACCTGAACGGCTACCGTGATAGCTCCAGCAATCAGCACCACCCCTGTTGCGCCCAACAGGATCAGAGACATCGTCTTAGATGTGTTGCGGCCAGAGATAATCCCCTTAAGCATCCACAGCGTCGCACCGATTACCCCTAGCCCTAGGAGATATGGTACAAACTCACCGAGATACAGCGCACCATACACTGTACCAGCGTCACCAGCGCCGACAAATAGTAGCGAGCTGATGAGGACTGTTACTAACTTTGCCGTCAGCACAATTGCTGGAATTACCAAAGCACCAAATGCACCATATGTTACTACTTTATACGCCGTACTACTGGTGTAGCTGTCACGATCTGGAATAGCCCGTGAGACGCGACCAAATGTGATGAGCGCAACGATTGCAAACAGTGTTGCCAATACACCCGCCATCACTATACCCGTTCCCGGCGTTACCATGTTTATCGATAATATATCGGCCAGCCAACCGCCAATCGAAGTTATCGTCGTTGTCGTTGCACCATTAACCTTTGCCCAAGCAGTAAACAACGACCCCAGTACTTGCGCAAACAATACCGCCGATACGACCGTCGATACCATTGCTAGTAAATACTCAAATGTCAGCCATTTTGCCTTACCGCGACCCGGATCGGTAGCAGCCTGGGGGTAGTACGCTGTCGGTTGTGGAGCATATTGTGGTACTGGTGGAACACCTGCATCCTGCACCGGCTGCGCCACCTCTGGTGTTGCTGCTGTTGTCTTTTGTGTCATAATTATTACCTCCGCTTATGCTACCCTCATTCTACATGGTCTGGCGAATTTCTGCAATTAAATCACGCAGCTGAGCGGCTTTTTCAAATTCTAGATTGGCGCTATGTAGCTCCATTTGACCAGTCAACTCCTTGATTAGCGCTGGATATTCGTCCTTTGGAATCTTCTTTAAGTCTAGCTTTGGCTTTTTGTCCGACTCTTTTTGCGGGATGATGGAGCGCAGGCCATCGTCAATCTTCTTCTGGATGGTTTGCGGCGTGATGCCATGCTCTTCGTTATATTGCTGCTGAATTTGTCGACGACGATTCGTCTCATCAATCGCCCGCCGCATACTGTCAGTCACATTGTCGCCGTACATCAGCACCCGCCCATCCACGTGCCGCGCCGCCCGGCCAATCGTCTGAATCAGCGCCTGCTCACTACGGAGGAACCCTTCTTTATCAGCATCCATAATCGCTACCAGACTTACTTCCGGCAGATCCAAGCCTTCACGCAGCAAATTGATACCAACCAAGACATCGTACGTCCCCAGCCGCAGATCTTTGAGAATATCGCCGCGCTCCAGCGTGTCAATTTCACTGTGTAGATACGCCGTTTTCACGCCATTGTCCGTCAGATAAGCGCTTAAGTCCTCGGCCATGCGCTTGGTCAAGGTGGTTACCAGTACGCGGTGACCGCTAGCGATGGTCTGGCGAATCTCCTCCATCAAATCATCGACCTGCCCCTCAGTTGGCCGCACTTCAATCGGCGGATCAAGCAGCCCCGTCGGCCGAATCAACTGCTCAGCCGGCTTTGGCGAATGAGCAATTTCATAGTCGCCCGGCGTAGCGGAAACATAAATCGCCTGGTGAATATGTTGATCAAACTCATCAAACCTCAGCGGGCGGTTATCCAGCGCACTCGGCAAACGAAACCCATGCTCCACCAACACTTCCTTGCGCGCCCGGTCGCCGTTATACATGCCGCGGACTTGCGGCAAGGTCATATGCGACTCATCGACCAGCAGCAGCCAATCGTCCGGAAAATAATCAATCAAGGTCGCCGGCTGCTCACCCGGCTCACGGTCGGTCAGATAGCGCGAATAATTCTCAATGCCTTTGACAAAGCCAGTTTCCTTGAGCATTTCTAGGTCATATTTGGTGCGCTGAGCTAGGCGCTGCGCCTCCAACAATTTGTCGTGAGACTCAAACCACTTCAGTCGCTCGTCAAACTCTTTTTCGATGCCGATGATGGCTTTTTCAATTCGTTCACGCGGCGTCGAGTAGTGACTGGACGGGAAAATCGTCAGGCTAGCTGGTTGATCCAAAATCTCGCCAGTCAGCGGATCGATTCGCGTGAGTCTCTCAACTTCATCGCCAAAAAATTCCACTCGCACCGCCGTGTCCTGCCCGGCTGGGAAAATATCTACCACGTCGCCGCGCACCCTGAAAGTCCCGCGCGCAAAATCAACGTCGTTACGCTTATACTGAATATCAGTTAGCAAGCGAATAAACTTATCCTGCACCCGCCGCTCACCGACCGTCAATTGAATGGCCATATCAGCATACGTCTCCGGCGAACCGATGCCGTAAATACAGCTGACACTGGCCACAATGATCACATCGCGCCGCGTTAACAGTGCCGACGTCGCGGCATGCCGCAGTCGATCGATTTCATCATTGATTTTCGAGTCCTTCTCAATGTAGGTATCGCTCGACGCAATGTAGGCCTCCGGCTGATAATAATCAAAATAGCTGACGAAATAATGCACCTCATTATCCGGAAAAAACTCCTTAAACTCAGAAAACAGCTGCGCTGCCAAGGTCTTATTATGTGCCAACACCAGTGTCGGCACGTTGGCTCGGGCAATAATATTTGCCATGGTAAAGGTTTTACCCGAACCGGTCACGCCCAGCAACGTCTGCTCGCGCTCGCCCCGCTCCAAACCGTCCACCAACTGAGCAATCGCCGTCGGCTGATCACCGGTCGGCTGATAGTTGGAGACGAGATTAAAGGCGCTCATATCATTACTATTGTAGCATTATTGACAAATAACAACTTTTCATGATATAGTTAACCAGTTATTAGCGATAAAACAAAAAGGGCACTTCAATGACTCCACAAAATACATGTATTCCGCGCGATGTACAGCTACAGGCTGCGATGTTCCGCCTCGGTAAGATGGAAGATGAAATCCAGAGTGGCTACGAAATTCTTCGGAAATATCAGAAAACAGTAACTATCTTTGGTTCAGCACGTACTGATCCAAATAGTGCTTATTATGACGCTGCAAAAGAAACAGCTGAGCAGTTAGCCAAGCTCGGTTACGCCATTGTTTCTGGTGGTGGACACGGCATCATGGGCGCCGCCAACGAAGGCGCTAATAAGGCCGTCCAAGAGGGAGCGCGAGCTGCTGGCGGTGAATCGATCGCATTCAATATTCGCCTGCCGCATGAACAGGAAGTTAATAAGTATGCTACCGAGGTGTTTGAGTTTCAGCACTTTGCCCCGCGGAAGATCGTCATGACGATGTTTGCTAATGCCTATATTTATTTCCCAGGCGGCTTCGGCACGTTGGATGAACTGGCGGAGATATTGACTCTGATCCAGACTGAAAAAGCCAACCGCGCACCGGTAATCTTGTTCGATACAGCGTTTTGGAGCGATTTGGACGCCTTTTTCCGCAATCATATGCTGGCCGAGGGAGCTATTGTCGAGAAAGACCTGGATATTTACACCATCACCGACAGCGTCGATGAGATCATTGAGCTGGTACAAGCAAATAAGACCTATTGCTGATCACCTATCGTGTCAATTCAGACTTTTTGGGATTTCTTTAGGGTATTTGCGTTTTGCTGGGACTTTTTATGAGGTTTTTTGCTAGCAGATTTTTTAGATTTTACGGGCACGGCAGCTGACTTGCGGCGTTTTGGTTTAGCGTTGGCTACCGGTAACTGGAACGGCGACGCGGACTTGACTGGCTCACTGACGGCCGAGGCAACATAGCAAATCCCGCCCTCGCAGACAACGCGCTCAACAGTCGGCGTGTGCGTGCGCGGATGGGCTGAAAAACGACGGGTTATTTCATAGCCAAGCCCACGCTTACCAGATTCGATACGATGCTGACCGTATGGTAATTGATGATGGTAATTTTCGACGATATCCACCGGATGAAACGAGATGACCTGCCCGTCAAAGTCCATCATCACCCAGTCGCTAGCTCTCGCCCAGGCTATCTGGTCAATTCGCGGCGCAGCAGCCATTAGCGCCTGGTACACTTCTCTGCCCGTCGTGTCCGCCGGATCAAGCCCAAGTGCACGGATAATTGAATGAGCCCGAGCTAAAATTTCAGTAATCAACCTCACATCGCTATCATCGCCGGCCATCCGTCTGAGCTCGCTCACAGCAACCCGTGTCCGCACTGAATCACCCAATAATTTTGTTAAGTTTCTTGACATTAAAACTCCTTTTCGCTTAGTGGCATGGCATGTAGTCGCGCACCTTGATATAAGATACCGGTTTTAGCACCAATATGATTGACGACCGAGCTTGAATTTGCGCTGGCAAATACTACTGCGTCCTTCAGCTGGGCGCCATGAGCCCACTGACTCAAAAAGCCACTGGCAAATGCATCACCTGCGCCAGTCCGATCAATTGCTGGCACATCCTCGTACATCGCTGCTCTGACAATCGTTACACCATCAGACGCCATCGAGCCATTCACGCCGTCTGTCAGCAACACCACCGGCACGAGCTCTTTCGCTCGCCGCACTAATTGTTCCAGATCATCACCCGGTACCAACTGCTGCATTTCTTCTTTATTTAATGCCAATACTTCTACATCACCCAATAGTCCCATTAACTTCTCCCGCTGCACTAGCTCTCGCTTACCTGGATTAAAACAAATTTTCATACCAGCTGCTCGTGCCTCACGAAATACCTTATCCAAGACCGTCATCTGACCTGCTAGCGTCGACACATATAGCCAATCAGCCTCAATATCCGCCACGGTAAAATCAGCCGCGTGATAATGCGTTGATGCGCCGCGATACGTCAAAATTGTCCGTTCACCATTTGGCGCCAATAACAATACCGAGTAGCCCGTATTGTATTTTTGGGAAAATCGAACATATCGCGTATCAACATTCTCGGCGTCCAGATCATCCAGCACTGCTTGGCCAGCCGGATCACGGCCGACAACGCCCAAAAACATCACTTCGTGGCCCTGCCTGGCAAAGGTTACCGCGGCATTCGTCGCACCCCCACCTGTCGAAAAATGGATCTGGTTGACGTCGGCCTTGGCACCAAGTTCTAACTTAGCAAAACAACGTTCTGGACTGTCGCACACCGGAGCCAAGGCGTCTGACTGGCTTAAAAAAACATCCTGCACACCAGCACCAACAGTAATAATTCTTGCCATTACACCACCGCCTTTCCGGCTGAACCGAAGGCCTGAATTTTCGTCTCAACCACCTCCTGAACGGCCATGTACACTGGTGGCATTAGTTTGACGATGGCGTATTCGTTTGGATTTTCACGTAAGGTTTTTTCCAGCGTCGTGCGGAAAGCGTAGCGCATGTCGGAATTAATGTTAATTTTAGAAACGCCAATTTTCGCCGCAGCCTTAAAATAATGCAGCGGCGTGCCTGATCCGCCATGGAGCGAAATCTGGCAGTGCAGCGCTTCGCGGATACGCGCTAATAATTCCAAATCCAGCACTTTCGGCACCGGGTACAATCCGTGCAAATTACCAATCGCCGCCGCAAAAGTGTCAATTCCCGTCGCCTCTACGAAATCACGCGCGCCCTCTGGCGTGGAAAAGGTTTTCTTAATTTCTTCATAGTCAATCGCCTCGGTATGGACGTTTGACGAACCCCAAAAATAATGCGGCTCGGCTTCCACCAACGCGCCAGTGAACTTGGCGTACTCGACAACTTCGCGAGTTTTGGCAATGATTTCCTCATCCGAGGCATCATGATTTGCCTGGGAAATATCAATATGCACAAACTCATAACCCGCGTCAATCGCCCGCTTGCAGCCCTCCACCGTCGGACCGTGATCCAAGTTCAAATACATCTCAATGCCGTATTCAGCCTTATAATTATCCACCAAATCGCGTACGTTCTCCAGCCCCATGGCTTTAACTTCAGCATCCGATACTTCCACCAGCACCGGCGATTGGAGCTTCTGCGCCGCTCGCGCCACCGCGATCAGCGTTTCTTGATTATCAATATTAAACGCCCCGACCGCAAAGTGCTGCGCCCGTGTCCGCTGCATCAAATGGCGCGCATGCGTGGTATTGCGCCGAATGTCAGAAATTGTCAGTCCCATATACCCTTTTATCCCTTATGCTACTTATGGTTATTATAGCAGTGGTGACGGAAAATGAAAAGAGGCGAAGGGGTTTTACAATTTATTTTTGTACGGCTTTCGTCAAAATGCTGGCCTTATCTTTTGGCTCATCATGGGGTCAATCCTCATGAGGGAACTCGGTATTTTCACTTATGCAGCAGCATGGGAGATCGCGACACTTGTGACAATTTCCTGTATAGCTGTGGACGCTCGAGAAATTCCCTGGCGTCTGCGCAAGCCTAAATAAATGACAGGTCATCTTTTACGTGCCGGACAACTGCTTCGACATCTAGTCCATGCTTTTGCCATAATTCAGCTACCGAGCCGCTTTCGCCGAACTGGTCGCGGACGCCGATGCGCTTTATTTTCACCGGTAATTT harbors:
- the gatA gene encoding Asp-tRNA(Asn)/Glu-tRNA(Gln) amidotransferase subunit GatA, yielding MSQISDFAGKSAVENVKEALRRVRDIEDYHALLSLTEERALERAAKVDGGEISGRLAGVPFVVKDNFLAFGAPTTAASKMLENFNAPLQATAVEKLEAEGAICIGKANLDAFAHGGSTENSAFGPTKNAADKTRVAGGSSGGSAVATALDVVPFALGTDTGGSIRQPASFNGVVGVKPTYGAVSRYGVVAMASSTDTIGCFATNADDANLVMEIMAGRDDKDMTTLPDFWQNQPGFTKKKIGLVKQCMTDDVDAAVRQKTLDYAEKLKQLGYEIEEVNLDMMQYSLAMYYIIVPAELSSNLARYDGVRYGHRAAEIKTLAELYGCSRNEGFMTENKRRIMIGSFVLSSGFFDAYYMQAQKARTLLINEFKQLFAEYDALLTPTAPTPAFKLGENTSDPIKMYLSDIMTVPASLAGLPAISVPAGSNDEGLPIGVQLVGNYRSDGSLLKLAAEVEVI
- the gatC gene encoding Asp-tRNA(Asn)/Glu-tRNA(Gln) amidotransferase subunit GatC, which encodes MTTISTSDIQHLASLSSLALADDEVDGLRQDLENIISYIEQLSKLDTAGVEPTYQVTGLANVWREDEVQSGVSREALLNLAPEKQNNQVKVPQVL
- the uvrB gene encoding excinuclease ABC subunit UvrB; this encodes MSAFNLVSNYQPTGDQPTAIAQLVDGLERGEREQTLLGVTGSGKTFTMANIIARANVPTLVLAHNKTLAAQLFSEFKEFFPDNEVHYFVSYFDYYQPEAYIASSDTYIEKDSKINDEIDRLRHAATSALLTRRDVIIVASVSCIYGIGSPETYADMAIQLTVGERRVQDKFIRLLTDIQYKRNDVDFARGTFRVRGDVVDIFPAGQDTAVRVEFFGDEVERLTRIDPLTGEILDQPASLTIFPSSHYSTPRERIEKAIIGIEKEFDERLKWFESHDKLLEAQRLAQRTKYDLEMLKETGFVKGIENYSRYLTDREPGEQPATLIDYFPDDWLLLVDESHMTLPQVRGMYNGDRARKEVLVEHGFRLPSALDNRPLRFDEFDQHIHQAIYVSATPGDYEIAHSPKPAEQLIRPTGLLDPPIEVRPTEGQVDDLMEEIRQTIASGHRVLVTTLTKRMAEDLSAYLTDNGVKTAYLHSEIDTLERGDILKDLRLGTYDVLVGINLLREGLDLPEVSLVAIMDADKEGFLRSEQALIQTIGRAARHVDGRVLMYGDNVTDSMRRAIDETNRRRQIQQQYNEEHGITPQTIQKKIDDGLRSIIPQKESDKKPKLDLKKIPKDEYPALIKELTGQMELHSANLEFEKAAQLRDLIAEIRQTM
- a CDS encoding TIGR00730 family Rossman fold protein, translating into MTPQNTCIPRDVQLQAAMFRLGKMEDEIQSGYEILRKYQKTVTIFGSARTDPNSAYYDAAKETAEQLAKLGYAIVSGGGHGIMGAANEGANKAVQEGARAAGGESIAFNIRLPHEQEVNKYATEVFEFQHFAPRKIVMTMFANAYIYFPGGFGTLDELAEILTLIQTEKANRAPVILFDTAFWSDLDAFFRNHMLAEGAIVEKDLDIYTITDSVDEIIELVQANKTYC
- a CDS encoding sugar kinase; translated protein: MARIITVGAGVQDVFLSQSDALAPVCDSPERCFAKLELGAKADVNQIHFSTGGGATNAAVTFARQGHEVMFLGVVGRDPAGQAVLDDLDAENVDTRYVRFSQKYNTGYSVLLLAPNGERTILTYRGASTHYHAADFTVADIEADWLYVSTLAGQMTVLDKVFREARAAGMKICFNPGKRELVQREKLMGLLGDVEVLALNKEEMQQLVPGDDLEQLVRRAKELVPVVLLTDGVNGSMASDGVTIVRAAMYEDVPAIDRTGAGDAFASGFLSQWAHGAQLKDAVVFASANSSSVVNHIGAKTGILYQGARLHAMPLSEKEF
- a CDS encoding class II fructose-bisphosphate aldolase yields the protein MGLTISDIRRNTTHARHLMQRTRAQHFAVGAFNIDNQETLIAVARAAQKLQSPVLVEVSDAEVKAMGLENVRDLVDNYKAEYGIEMYLNLDHGPTVEGCKRAIDAGYEFVHIDISQANHDASDEEIIAKTREVVEYAKFTGALVEAEPHYFWGSSNVHTEAIDYEEIKKTFSTPEGARDFVEATGIDTFAAAIGNLHGLYPVPKVLDLELLARIREALHCQISLHGGSGTPLHYFKAAAKIGVSKININSDMRYAFRTTLEKTLRENPNEYAIVKLMPPVYMAVQEVVETKIQAFGSAGKAVV